In Roseicyclus marinus, the genomic window TCAGCTTCTTGCGGCCCTGTTCACCCTCTTTCTTGAGCTGTTCGAGGGCGGGAACCATTGCCGCCATGAGCTGCACGATGATCGAGGCCGAGATATAGGGCATGATGCCGAGCGCGAAGACGCCCATGCGCGAGAGCGCGCCGCCCGTGAACATGTTCAGGACGCCGCCCAGACCCGCCGCCGCCTGATCGAAGAAGGCGCGCAATTCGACGCCGTCGATGCCGGGCACGGGAATATAGGTGCCGATGCGGTAGATGATCAGAAGGCCGAGGGTGAACCAGATGCGCTGACGCAGTTCGGTCGCCTTGCCGAACGCGCTCCAGCTCATGTTCGCGGCCATTTGCTCCGCTGCTGATGCCATGCCGCCTCTCTGATGGGCAATGCGCCGCCGGACCGGATGGCGATCCTGCGGCGCGTAAGACTTGAGGGGTTATGTAGGCGGATTGCGAACCGCCCACAAGCGTCGGGGGGCCGCAGCCCCCCTACCCGGTGTTACTCTGCCGCAGCTGCCTGGGCGACGGTCAGGGTGCCGCCCGCCTTGGCCACGGCCTCGACCGCGGATTTGGAGGCGCCCGTGACAGTGAGCGTCAGCTTGGCGGTCACATCGCCCTTGGCCAGGACGCGGATGCCGTCGAGCTTGCGGCGCACGAGGCCGGAGGCGACCAGAGCATCCTCGGTGATCGGGGCGGAGGCGTCGATCTTGCCCTCGTCCACGAATTTCTGGATCAGGCCGAGGTTGACGACAGCGAATTCCTTGCGGTTGGGCTTGTTGAAGCCGCGCTTGGGCAGACGCTGGTAGAGGGGCATCTGGCCGCCTTCGTAGGCGTTGATCGCCACACCCGAGCGGGATTTCTGACCCTTGATACCGCGGCCGGCGGTCTTGCCCTTGCCCGAGCCGGGGCCACGGGCGACGCGCTTGGCCTTTTTGGCGGCGCCGGGATTGTCGCGAAGTTCGTGCAGTTTCATGTCGCTTCTCCTTGAGCCGGAACACCTGCCTTGAAGCGAAACTGGCAGGGACGCGGCATATGATGGTGGGGTTTGGGGCGGGCCCGCGGCGGGGCCCTGCCCCTGTCAGGGGGGTGCGGGCCTTATCAGCCGCGTTCCTCGATGATCTCGACCAGATGCGGGACCTTGCGGATCATGCCACGAACCGAGGGAGTATCCTCCAGCTCGCGGGTCTTGTGCATCTTGTTGAGGCCCAGG contains:
- the rplO gene encoding 50S ribosomal protein L15 — its product is MKLHELRDNPGAAKKAKRVARGPGSGKGKTAGRGIKGQKSRSGVAINAYEGGQMPLYQRLPKRGFNKPNRKEFAVVNLGLIQKFVDEGKIDASAPITEDALVASGLVRRKLDGIRVLAKGDVTAKLTLTVTGASKSAVEAVAKAGGTLTVAQAAAAE
- the rpmD gene encoding 50S ribosomal protein L30, whose product is MAKTIVVKQIGSPIRRPADQRATLIGLGLNKMHKTRELEDTPSVRGMIRKVPHLVEIIEERG